The Neisseria yangbaofengii genome contains a region encoding:
- a CDS encoding electron transfer flavoprotein subunit beta/FixA family protein has product MKALVAVKRVVDYNVKVRVKADGSDVDIGNVKMSMNPFDEIAVEEAVRLKEAGKVSEIVAVSIGEKKCEDTLRTALAMGADRAIHIEADTRLEPLAVAKLLKAVVEKENPQIVLLGKQAIDDDANQTAQMLAALLNAPQATFASKVELNDNEIIVTREIDGGEEMIALNLPAVISADLRLNEPRFVKLPNIMAAKKKPLEKMALADLGVDTGARVNMVKVLEPKARQAGVKVAGVAELVEKLKNEAKVI; this is encoded by the coding sequence ATGAAAGCATTGGTCGCAGTAAAACGCGTGGTTGATTACAACGTGAAAGTTCGTGTCAAAGCTGATGGTTCGGATGTGGATATCGGTAACGTAAAAATGTCGATGAACCCGTTTGACGAAATCGCCGTAGAAGAAGCTGTACGCTTAAAAGAAGCCGGCAAAGTCAGCGAAATTGTCGCTGTGTCTATCGGCGAAAAAAAATGCGAAGACACGTTGCGCACTGCTTTGGCAATGGGTGCAGACCGCGCGATTCATATTGAAGCCGATACCAGGCTCGAGCCTTTGGCTGTGGCTAAATTGCTGAAAGCCGTTGTTGAAAAAGAAAATCCGCAGATTGTGTTGCTGGGTAAGCAGGCGATTGATGACGATGCCAATCAAACCGCGCAAATGCTGGCTGCGTTATTGAATGCACCGCAAGCCACGTTTGCTTCTAAAGTGGAATTGAACGATAACGAAATAATCGTGACCCGTGAAATTGACGGTGGCGAAGAAATGATTGCGTTGAACTTACCTGCGGTGATCAGCGCCGATTTGCGTTTGAACGAACCGCGCTTCGTAAAATTGCCAAACATCATGGCCGCCAAGAAAAAGCCGCTGGAAAAAATGGCTTTGGCCGATTTGGGTGTGGATACTGGCGCACGCGTGAATATGGTGAAAGTATTGGAGCCTAAAGCGCGCCAAGCCGGTGTGAAAGTTGCCGGTGTGGCTGAATTGGTCGAAAAATTGAAAAACGAAGCTAAAGTGATTTAA